A portion of the Fulvia fulva chromosome 1, complete sequence genome contains these proteins:
- a CDS encoding Carboxylesterase NlhH, with product MPFRLDPAIGAALGALMGPSPPPPLPAGDVENRRKQLDGLFSALTQTLPSIPDVETKDFHVKAEDGHDLLLRWLTKTGAQPPGSAIFYSHGGGMIALQLKHYTEMLRRYVSRTGVPFLAIEYRLAPEVKAPVPVTDAYAGLRWLHDHAAELGVDPKRIAIMGDSAGGGITASLAHYVKQKGGPPVAKQILIYPMLDDRNTKTDENIAPFLTWSVDDNITGWQALLGDRMGKDNVQVIEAAGRMNPAEAQGLPPAYIDVGELDLFRDEDLEYARNLTKGGVSVEFHLVPGAPHAFEAFAPKADVSRFVMQKREEAVSSV from the exons ATGCCCTTTAGATTAGATCCAGCAATCGGTGCAGCGCTCGGTGCGTTGATGGGGCCAAGTCCCCCACCACCTCTACCG GCCGGCGACGTGGAGAATCGACGAAAACAACTCGACGGCCTCTTCTCTGCCTTGACTCAGACTCTACCCTCCATCCCTGACGTCGAGACGAAGGACTTCCACGTCAAGGCCGAGGACGGCCATGATCTACTGCTGCGCTGGCTCACCAAGACCGGTGCTCAACCCCCAGGGTCTGCGATCTTTTATAGCCACGGCGGCGGAATGATTGCCCTGCAGCTCAAGCACTACACCGAGATGCTGCGCCGTTACGTCTCACGCACAGGTGTTCCCTTTCTCGCCATCGAGTATCGTCTAGCTCCGGAGGTCAAAGCGCCAGTTCCGGTCACAGATGCATACGCTGGGCTTCGTTGGCTGCACGATCATGCAGCGGAGCTGGGTGTTGATCCCAAGAGGATAGCGATCATGGGAGATTCTGCTGGAGGTGGCATCACAGCCTCTCTTGCGCACTATGTCAAGCAGAAGGGTGGGCCACCGGTAGCCAAGCAGATTCTCATATATCCTATGCTCGATGACCGGAACACTAAGACTGATGAGAATATCGCTCCATTTCTGACGTGGAGTGTCGACGATAACATAACGG GCTGGCAAGCCCTCCTAGGTGATCGCATGGGCAAAGACAACGTCCAAGTGATAGAGGCAGCAGGTCGCATGAACCCAGCAGAGGCGCAAGGTTTGCCACCGGCGTACATAGACGTTGGCGAACTCGACTTGTTCCGTGACGAAGATCTCGAATACGCACGCAACCTCACCAAGGGCGGAGTCAGCGTCGAGTTCCACCTGGTCCCCGGGGCTCCGCATGCATTCGAAGCTTTTGCACCGAAAGCCGATGTCTCGCGCTTCGTTATGCAAAAGAGAGAGGAGGCCGTAAGCAGTGTCTGA
- a CDS encoding Peptidyl-prolyl cis-trans isomerase-like 1 gives MAQNVLLETSMGAIVVELYTDHAPKTCQNFSTLASRSYYNGTIFHRIIPDFMIQGGDPTGTGRGGASIYGNKFEDEIRSDLKHTGAGILSMANSGPNTNGSQFFITLAPTPWLDGKHTIFGRVKSGMRVVQRMGLVRTGAEDRPEEEVKIVSARILQAEDGA, from the exons ATGGCTCAGAACGTTCTGCTGGAGACATCTATGGGCGCAATCGTGGTCGAGCTGTACACCGATCATGCGCCCAAGACATGCCAAAACTTTTCCACTCTCGCGTCCAG GAGCTACTATAATGGCACCATCTTCCATAGGATCATTCCCGACTTCATGATTCAAG GTGGAGATCCAACCGGAACTGGTCGCGGTGGTGCATCCATCTATGGCAACAAGTTTGAGGATGAGATTCGAAGCGACCTCAAG CATACTGGAGCTGGCATTCTGAGCATGGCGAACAGCGGGCCCAACACCAACGGATCACAGTTCTTCATAACTCTTGCGCCAACACCATGGCTGGACGGCAAGCACACAATCTTCGGAAGAGTGAAGAGCGGCATGAGGGTGGTGCAACGAATGGGGCTAGTAAGAACGGGCGCTGAAGACCGACCAGAAGAGGAAGTCAAGATCGTCAGTGCCAGGATCCTACAGGCAGAAGATGGAGCCTAA